The DNA window cttaaatattatttaatgctaatttctatttattatttttcagttCAAGCTccataaaaaaaagaaattgtaaagaagTATTCaccacaaataaaaaaaaaaaagtattatttatgttatatattatataagttgATGCCAtacatactttttttttgttgagaaaattgtatcaaaatatatttttgcatAATACTCATAATGTACAAGCTTTGAATCATATATGAAAGTTTAAATatcttattatataataaataataatatgatggattttatatattttttcttttgtcaCATGTATTGAATTATTtaagctaattaggatttttgccccctgaactttgacatgtaccaaatcatgccccctgaacttttaaggttgttaaaaatgccccctgaattattgagattgttggatttaaggacttttttctaattttagtaaaaaagtctaacatggatgaaagttcagaggtcataatttagtacatatcaaagttcaaggggcatgatttggtagatatcaaaatctggggagcatggtttaatacataagcaataactgaaatagtaaaattgaatgaaattagacaaaagtccttaaatccaacaatctcaatagttcaaggagCATTTTCAATAactttaaaagttcagggggcaaaaattctaattagtcaATCATTTATGTATACTAACAAATGACTACCTTAAAATAGACAAGAATGATTAGAAATCACTTCTCTATCACTTCATAATACTTATGTCTTATGTAGTTAtcttttgataattttattgttattttgaataaatttaaattGGCAAATGAATGTGTAAATGTTATTTTgactcctattttttttttaatttttgactcCTATTTTATTccgtatataaatatatattatgctcattATTTATGTTTAACAAGAATAATTAAgctacaaataaataattagtgtattaattttattaagatgGCATTATTGTAATAAGATGGTAAGATTATGGTTAATTAATAGGTACAAATAAATCAATCTAAATATTTGACATTTGTCATTCAATTATGGAGAGAGTGCAAGAGAGAGTACAAAAGAGAGTCTCTTTAGCACTCCTCAAAATTAAAATGCCAATATTTCAATCCAAATTgaatttcgggcccgaacccggttcgacccgaaatacccagttgtgactataccgtgccaacctgtcagaacacacctaaaaaagacaacacatgcatactatataataatatagtcccataagcacactaaataattaatttcactgtTTTACCATTCTaaggtcaaaattactaaaatgtccCTGACTCATCAACAGAGTCTTAACAtagcataaatcatataaattctcatatattaaatatataataatataattcctcaatattacataattatctaattagagttttgctaatccatttcttaatctTAGGGCATTTCATCTCATCTCATGTATTATCAATGTTGATTTTCTTTAACTAAATATATAGCCTTTTACGTAATAAATTCACTAcagaatttaataataataatgaacacCGGATATTTTACGtgattttgtagttaaaatctatATACTCCACGAGTCTGTATTATTAGGGATATTTATTTGATTACAGAGTATAATTCTCAATAATGATAAATAATAGAGTTCTCTCTCAATCTCTTTTTTATCCATTTTTCATGGATTCTGTCCCTATTTATAGGTGCATAGGTTGACAGTTATTTTTTATTGGGATCGATTCACTAAAAACTGCTAATGAAATGTTGACATTCACCATATTTCATTTATTTGCACATGAGATAATATCTAATAACTACCTAACTGCTCCTTGTCTTTATTCTTTAAACGGTTATATTGACTAATAAGGTTGTTTCTCGCTAAGTATGAGTTATCTTTCTTATTCGTTTTTAGAGGAAAAAATGCCAAGTGTAGACTTGCTTCTTCTCGCAGCACTCTCATATTATAATGATATTAGTGAGATGACTACTATTTCGCGTTGAAAGCGAGATGGTTGAATGTAATTATTTTCACACTGCTCATGTATGTGAGTCAGTGAGCTGCAAGATCCTTGAGGTCTAGTCTTGCAAGTTCTTATTATATACTATGTTTATCCCGAGACAAACATATTGCCTCGTCAATTATATccgttaataattatttattcttatctcgtcaataaaaaaaataacaataataataacatatgaTGTCATTCATGATATACATCAAGTTTCCATAATACAAACACAAAGTAATAAATTTGAAGAAACACATAACAAAGTCCAAAGGCCACAACAACCAACTAGCTATAGAGGCATAAATAAGCATAATTATGGTTTTTGAATCCCTTATTACTTAACTCTTAGGATTCATAGCATACCAAGTTTGAGCACCAGTCATCAAAAGACCGATTGTAGCAGCCAAAACAGCAATAATGGGCCATGGACTACTGAAATATCTCTCACTAAGTTGAGCTATCCAACTCGCATGACATCTCTTACAATGAATTTCTATACCCTCCTTCACATCACAATAAAAGTCTTTCGAATGGTCATGGCATTTTGATCCCATATCATTGAATAGTTTGGCCACATCTGCATCACAACTGAGTCTGTGTCTAAGTACACTTGACTTCCTTAGTTCCTTAACATCTTCTTCTCCATCAATAAGAAAGTCCATAAATTTAACAAAAGAAGCTATTGGATACTCTTCGGGAGGAAGACACATCTCATAGGCCACCAAATTCATAAGCTTACTCTTTGTATATTTATCCACTGTAATTTGAGGAAGCTTAAGATGCCCTTTTATGTTAAACTTTCCATTCTTGAAAGATATGGATTTACCAAAAGGTATGGATTGGACACTTGGCTTAAAATCTATTCCAGCTGATTTAAGCTCTCTTACATTGCGAAAGTACCTTTTGTTATTGACAATATTTGTTTTCTGACCAAACAGATTCCTAATACGACACATAAAAGCATCTGAATAAGGCTTGAAACGAAGCTTAAAAGAATCCGAAAATGGGAGTAATATGCATATCAAAGGCATCAAACAACACACCAACAAATATTTAAAGGTAGTGATTGTAAGTTTGGTGAATGATTTGTTGGGAGGTGTGATAATACTCTCATCAGATTTGATAAAGAAGTAGAGAAGTTGAAGAAGATGAGCATTATGATGTTTATTATGAATAAGAATTTTATCACATTGTTCCTTACTGTACTCCTGTCTTACTGGCTCCTTTGTCTTGAGATCATTGATGTGAAGGAAATTGAGAATGTCAACTTTCAATTTTGTAGCCAAATCTTCCTCAATCGATTTCAAAATCAGTTTGATTACTTCAAATGGGATTTGGTTTTGAAGCAAGAATAAGTCCTCTTGAATCAATGTTGCTTGCAAATTATCAATACCAAACTTTGTTACTTCACTATGAACATAGTTGTGTATGAAGTGTAGAACTGCACATCCATCCAACAAAAGTAACTTGGCCAAGGAATCATCACTAAATTTGATTATTCTCACCCATTTATCTGGGGGATCATAAACATTGTTAAATATACTCTCTTTCAAGTTGTTGTTGTCAATGCTGTTCTTGATTTTTGATAGTAACTCAGTCCCTTTCTTGTCCTTGCTAAATGATTTGATGAAATCATTTGCCAATAACAGCTTGAGGCACCATTTATCATTGAACATTATTTCCCACACATTCAATTCATCTCTAAGTTGCATGTGTCGGTTAACCTTGGCctcatacaaataataaaatataggaCCAATTGGAAACTCTTTTGGATAACAAcactcaaataaatatttataatctcTTTGCAAAATTTGTGGAAGCCATCCTATCTTATCATAATGCATCTTTTCTCCGTCTGTTGTTGATGTGTTCgttgtaattattttaagaaaatcatcATTTGAATCTCCCAAATCAATACGAATTTCATAAGAGCAAGAACCTGCAGACATCTTGTACTTTGTGACCCTTTCTTCCCAATTCAATGTCCAATTCATGAGGTcaagaaattaataaagttTGGTCCAACCTACATGTATAAAATGAATCACAgatataaatatgaaataaaaaattaattgaaataacATTATTGTTagtgaatatatattataaggTCATTTTTGTGGAATAAGAAGAGGTAGAAGCTCTGTTAGAGGaatcaaattttagttaggagTTAGTTAGTCTTAACTATAGGCTTGTTATTTTTCAGTTAGTAACATTCCTTATAACACTCTTGTTCTCCCACTTGAAGGAAGGGACTATAAGTAGGTACAAAGCTTGGTTGGTGGCCAAAGGCTCAAACCAATAACAATAAGAGTTGTTCTAATACATACTCTTTTCAAAGGATGGCTTGTAAGACAACTGGATGTcaacaataatttttaaatgGAGTATTACATGAAGAGGTCTATATGACCCAACTCCTAGCTTTGAAGACACATCTCAACCTAATCTAGTATGCAAATTGCATAAGGCCCTATATGGTCTGAACCAGGCACCAAGGGCCTGGCTTGAAAGGTTACACAACTTTCTAGTATCATTTGGATTCATATCTCCAAAGTCTGATCATTCTTTGTTCATACATCACACCACTAAATCTGTTACTCTTATCTtagtttatgttgatgatattttagtaatagGAAGTGATTGTGAAGTGGTGACTGGACTTATCTCAGGCTTACATTAGACTTTCTCCCTCAAAGATCTCGGAGACCTCAAATATTTTCTTGCCATGGAGGTTACTCTAAACAACAATGGTCTCTTGTTATCTCAAGCTAAATATGCTTAGACTTACTTTGCAAGGTTAATATGCAAGATGCTAAGCCCATCAACACTCCTATGGTCAGTGGTTTGAAACACTCTCCTCATGGTAGTGTAAGTCTTTGAAAATCGATAAATGTATCAATCAATAGTAGGTGCATTACAATACCTAACTATCAAAAGATTTGAACTTTCATACAGTGTTAACAAAGTATGTCAGTTCATGTAGAAACTATTACAAATACACTGGTTGGTTGTAAAACGCATTCTAAGATATGTTAGGGGTACTCTAAACTATGGTCTTCAGCTTCCCAAACATCCAATAATCTCATTCCATGGAAGTCTCagaagcatcccactatctctAGGTCCAGCACGAATCTAGAAGTCTTGCCAATGTTGTTGCTAAATTGGCTTGGCTTTAGTCCTTGTTCGCTGAGCTTCACATAAAATTGTCTCAACCTTTCGTGGTCTGGTATGACAACCTCATTAATGTCCTAATCATAGAAAATCCAGCACTCCATGCTCGTGCAAAACACATTAAATTAGGCCTCTACTTTGTTCAAGAAAAGGTTCAAAATCACCAAGTTGTAGTAAAGCATGTTTCTACTTTGTAAAGCATATACTAAGGCCATTtcaagttaaattttttcaaaattcagaTCCACTCACAATTATAGATGGCTCCAATTGTGAGTTTGCGAAAAAGTGTTAAGGGAATCAATTCTAGTTAGGATTTATTTAGTGCTAACtatcatattaattattttttaattaataattgtagCTATTAACTCTTTATTGATTCAACTAACATCCTGTTAGTTTGTTAGATTGTAACATTCTATATAAGAGTGTAATTGATTCCCAATAATCAATATACAATTGTTTTGTCTCCATAACTTTTctccctctttctctctttgTTTCTCTTTCTTTATCCTTCTCTTTCTTTGTATTTTGCAACAATGTCACGAAGACTCAATACACCTAACAAGCTCTAAGCTTTAAACATGATTGGTTTCACTTTCAACAAGAAAGTGCTTATGTGTGCTGAGTTTGCAAACTCGCATAAGCTTGACTAGTAAATTTTATAAAGCGTATTTTACTCCTTATTTCTATTAAGACCTTCTACATAGGCAGGGGCGTAGCCAGACTAAGATAGTAAGGGGGGCCAATATCAGGTACTAGAAAATGCAtacaaaattgaagaaaatatgataatttttaatttttataaatattttatataaggtactagaaaatttaaaagtgatgttttaAGGTGTAAGGGACCCAATTTAATAGTACTAATATTAACTCTATTACTATTAgttaaaaaattacattaattatatattacgtcacatttatatatatatataatgtatagtatttaattaaatttaggaGAGTacagtatattttattttaaaaaatattacggGCTTGTTTGGAACactgtattaggtcgtattgtattgtattatattaaattgtattttatgcaatatttttatgtaaaactatatgtggtatcaacttttatggacacttaatatataatattttagtataaattaaagtttaacatagtattatataaaaatataatatataatccaatttaatataatacaatacaatacgacctaatacgacgttACAAACGATtcctataaattttatatatatacatgatttTTGAATAAGCTAACCCCATCCACCACATCCCTTTTTTACTATGGTAAGTGTGTAATTTGACCACAAATTATATAGCTCatcttatattattaataatatatatatatatatatatatgaaattatttaGATCATCCTTGTtataaactaatatatataatttgagaATTGAGGGGGGCCAAGGCCCCTGTAACTTACCATATAGCTCCGCCCCTGTACATAGGGCTTTTCGAATCCACACTAAGCTCTCGGTATATGCTTTCTGGATTCACAGCTTCCACTCCCAGATGACAAACTTGTAACCACAACCAACAGTCAGTATTGCTAGCTTTTAATCCAAAGTTAGTTAAATTAGCTCAttgttaattttataaatacttGTATTcgattttataataatatactacaaaaattatttttagtgacaatcttttagtcacaacataaattttttgtgattaaatgtgacttttagtcacaaagaaaaagatacttgtgactaaaatatagtatttagatacaagttttCACTAATTTCGTTTttgtcacaacaagtattgtgaataaaaacacatttagtcacaacaaactgtaatttttgtgattaaatgtgacttttagtcacaaagaAAATaatacttgtgactaaaatatagtatttagatacaaattttcactaatttcgttttagtcacaacaattattgtgaataaaaacacacttagtcacaacaaactgtaatttttgtgactaatacttttagtcacgaactttttagttacaacataaaaataataatttataattagtcataatAAGTTTcattataactaaaaataaaaaaatttgtagtACAATGAAGACATACAATTCTTTTGTCTTagtctctttctcttcctttctTTTTGTTCTTACTCATGTCTAGACGATACAATTCTTTTGTTgttttgaacaaaaaaaaacaacagtaaTTAATttgcttaattaataattgatacCTTTCACCTGATGAAACCAGTAAGAGAAACTTCAAGAACCAAAAACTTCCATAGATGGTGTTAGCAGAGAAGATATAGCTGAGAAAATAGAAGAGATCATTAAATAGCTGgataaatcaatatatatatattaatgaaagAGCTTCAATCATTAcaacagataaaaaaaaaatattactcttACTGAATATGGAAACCGAAGAGAAGCAAATAACTACCAACAACACAATTAGCAGTCTTATTTGCACTTAGACTtaacaaaattattaaattgaGATTAGTAAGGAGTGAAGCTAGCTCAATAAGCTGGGTAAAAATGGATATTAATACAACTTCAcaccaaaaaaaatacaatatatatatataaaaatatatataaattgcagCCCTATCAATAATGTGTAGCTAAATTTTGAATGGGTCTGTCTAGCTATTCAATTGTATTAAAATTTAGTACTGACCTTATTTAATGTGTTTCAACGGCATGAAAATGATCTTCATTACAGCATATGAATCACATTTTCGATCttgtgtatttttcttgtattctttttttgaaagccaatttttaattatttgaaaagaaaaaaaaaacaaatgtaaTAATACCATTTATCTAATTAAAGTTAGAACATACagaatttggaaaaaaaaaaaaagagaaaaaaaaaacccttcaatatatataaaaaagtcattacaatatatatttttttttttaaaaaaaagagttcttagaaAAGGCTGATATACATTCTTTAAaaaggattatttcacaaatacacaaaaataataaaaaaaaaattacaaaatacaattttatggaattttaaatatttttacgattttttttattttatttacagaaaatacggtcttttaatgttgtactcttgttaatttattgttgattttttgttatctatatattattttttgttgttgttttaatgttatttttatgttacttttatatagttttcttgttgttttcatgttgtttCTTTGAAAAAccaaacgtaaaaatataatttttttacgaaaaataatttatgtaattattcattttttaaaatagcaAGGCTGATGAACAACTGTAACTTTGTTTGGGAAGAATAAAAACATAGAATATGAATGTGAATAGAAATAgaaatagaaaatagaaaatagaaatagaataaaatttaaaatgtataaaaaaaaattgataaaaaaattattaaattttttctcatgcaGTCTttctttatatttgaaatagaatagtcattctACCAAAATGGTAGAAAAATCATTCTATTAGAATgacattttaatactttaataatcaactaaacaaaataatagaatgaaaattatttcatttctattttattccatttcattacctctaacCAAAAGCTactttattattcatttttttttttaaaataaagcgTTCGATAGAAAGGAAAATTAGACCTCTCGGTCATTACAAATGATAGTATCAGGTATCGAGGAGGGCTCCACAAAACCTGAGATGTTCTGGGCAAATGTCCAATTAGCCACGTTATGGGTAGCAAAATTACAACAACGAGAAATAAACGAAAAATTACAGGATAAAAAGTTTTTAGAGAGTTGAttacataattaaacataattatcaATATTCCAAATAGATTGAAGACCTTTCAGTGCTTTGATAACCAATTCTGAATCACTCTCCACCAAAATATAGTTGTGGTTCTTGAGTCTAGCCGAGTCCAAAGTAAGATGACACGCCGCCGCCTCACCAATTAGAGGATCTTTGAAGTTGAGCTTGGTAACAGCAGCCCACACAACAATTCCAGAGTGATCCCTAGCCAGAGCCGCAATGCACATAGAATCTCTACCAACCTTTGCATCACAGTTAATTTTGACCCAATCTTCATGCAAAGGGTTCCAAGCGGGATTTGCCATCGGAGACGTCGGGGGGAGTAAGCAGGAAACATAATCTGTATAACAATGAGAAATAGAGGCAATGGTCATTGCAATGTTACTCGGGTAAAAGTTATGTACTTTGTCATTACGAGTTTTCCATATCGTGTCAACGACGATTGAAGCATAAAGGAATAGCTTGTCAAAGTTCACCCAATTTGACTTCAAGTTCCAAAGAAATTTAACCCAATCTCAAATTCGACCACTAGAATCAGGGATCGGGAATACCCCCAAGGGGAGGACCTCCAAAAATAGTAACCAAAATTACAATAGAGGAACAAGTGTTTCATCGATTCCGCAGTCTCTCAACACATCAGGCATAAGCCGGAAAAGCCACTTTATTATTCAATTAATGTTATAGGTCGagataagtaaaataaaataaaatatgacgTTAGGTGTAATACATCACAATATGACGTtctcttaaataaataaataaatataacattAATGATATTTCTGTGTTGTTGGGATCGGTTGTGttaattaattgaatatttaaGAGAAAGTGGGcctcaaaaattaataatttaatgaaaatccataaaaaaaaattatggtttttcaaaatttaattatgtaatataaaataaaataaaaatcctcaaaattaatatacattttgttattttgaatAAACCCTTGGTTAATaactttttatttcattttactttagattgtttttttatttgcttttaatgcattttttttatattattgtaatttttttagcaaTGAACAAAACTttcattgaaaaataatatgagattaatacataatgaaaaaataatagaGAAATCATCAAACTAGTTCATTATCTACCCTAAGTGTGTGCACTACTAATTTATGATTATAAACATAAATTAAGGATGCGTTAGAAAAATTAGTAAGTAAACTAGTAATATTCTCTaacaaaaatcttaaaaattcaatacaaataaaagatcttgtaaaaacaaaaacaagttgtcaatcttaaaaaataagaagaaagccaTGCATTAGAGATCAATCCAACACCATCAccataaaaaatttgaataaatgtGAATGTCTCCACTAAAACTTAATTAATGCTTTAATGCTATATCAAAGTTGCTATCTGAAATTAGTTAGGGGCTTTGCTAAATTGAGTTGGTTTCTGATAGTTAGCTACTGTTGTAACTAACTCATTCTTGTATTtgtgtataaaaaaaaagactttattCGTTTTCTTTCTCTGTAATGATTGAATGAATAAACTCTGCCTTTTCTATCTCTCTattttcttcctcttcttcctaAAATGATATCACAGCCATGTTAATCATGGTGCTCTGTTATTCGTTTCGTTTATGATTACTGGTTTTTCTCTTGAATCTCTTGTTGTCCATGGCGCGAGGAAGGATAAACACTCGAAGCCAGACGACTCAAGGGACTACTTTTGAGGATTTAAATCCCTTCTCTGTTCTTGAACCTAATTCCAGATCTCATAACGATCCTAATCGTGATTCGTATTATCCCTCCAACAATGATCATCCTAGTGCCAATTTTGTCCTTAAAATTCTTACTGAAAGTGATAATTATCACTCATGGAAGCGTACAATGACAATTGCTTTGCTTGCGAGAAATAAGATGCAATTCGTCAATAGAAAGCTTACTCAACCtgatgaggatgatgaagaCTATGATGCTTGGAATCGATGCAACAACCTTGTCGTCTCGTGGTAACTTCACTCTATATCACAAGAAATTTGTGAAAGTATAATGTACATGAATGTTGCAGCTGATTTCTAGGATGATCTTCAACAAAGGTTTAGACAAAGGAACGCTCCAAGGATTTTTCAAGCTAACAGATCAATGCAGCTACTGAATCAAGGTGCTATGGATGTTACTACCTATTTAACTCGAAGAAAAGTCCTATGGGACTTAATTCAAGAGTATAGACCACTGCCTCATTGTCAATGTGGTGCTATGAAAATCATACAAGGATATCAAGAGGAAGACAAGGTCCTTGAGTTTTTGATAGGATTGAATGAGTCTTACAACAATGTAAGATCTCATATCCTAATGCAAGAACCACTTCCTATGATCAACAGAGCCTATGCTTCTATTATACAAGAAAAAAAGACAAAGAGAGATTTGTTCTAACAACTCTGAAACCAGCAAAGACTCTAATACTCTTACTGTTGGAACTTCTAATGATCAATTTGCTAGAAACTCCAATTTCAACAGATCTAAAGTCACTTGTTCTCACTGTGGAATTCTTGGTCATACCATGTCCAAGTGCTATAAGATTTATAGATATCCACCAGGACATAAATACTATTCAAGATTTCCAGCTCGAGATTCTTGTGCTTCACAAATTGGGAAAGCTACTGCTAAATTCTTAGGACCTCAACAAAGCCAGAGTAATCAAGTGGATCAGCCTAGAGAGAATGATCAAGATCTCATTGCTAGCCTTACTGTGCAATGTCAGAAATTACTGAGCATGTTGTCTCAGAAAAATTCAGATCAGTCCTCCTCTCAACCTAATGCAGATCAGCCACTTGTGTCCCATTTCTCTGGTAAGACCAATTTTATTCATAATAAGAAATGAATTATTGACACAGGTGCTACACACCATGTGGCCCTGACTTATCTTTGTTTGTTGATATTGTCAAAAATCCCTCTCAATCTTATGTTAAGTTACCAGATCGTAGAAATGTGGCTGTTGTTTGCACTGGTTCCATTCACTTGACTGATAAAATTGTGCTGAAAAATGTGCTGTGTGTTCCCACTTTTGAAACCTATCTTTTGTCTGTTATTGCCCTAAAAAAATCTGCTTCccgctctttttttttttaccctaATCATTGTACTATACAGGGCATTATGAGGACTCAGCAGATTGGGATGGGTGAAAGGATAGGAAATCTTTACTACTTGAAACTGCCTCAGGAAACCAGTCCTCCTGCTGctgttttttcaattttagatTCTAAGATTTGTGATGAAACATTGTGGCACTATAGATTAGGCCACCCCTCTTGTATCAAGTCTCATCCTTTaaataagaaattaaaattcaatCATTACCCTGGCAATCATTTCCATTGTTATATTTGCCATTATGCCAAACAAAGAAAATTGCCCTTCATTTCTAATCATAACATTGCTAAACATTGTTTTAATCTTATCCATGTTGATATTTGGGGACCCTTCAATGTCTTATCTGTTGAGggttttaaatatttcattactATTGTGGATGATAGCTCTATGCTTACTTAGGTGCATTTCATTAAGCATAAATCTGATGCTCAAATAGTGATACCACAATTTATTCAGCTCATTAAAAATCAATTCAACATCATTATTAAGAGTGTCAGATCCGATAATGCCAATGAACTTCAGTTTCTAAATTTGTTTAAAGACCTAGGCATCATTCATTATCACTCTTGTGTTCATAGACCACAACAAAATTCTGCTGTGGAAAAAAAATACCAACATCTCCTTAATGTTGCTAGAGCTTTACTTTTTCAATCCTATATTCCTCTTACATATTGGAGTGATTGTGTTGCTACTGCAACATATCTCATAAATAGAACCCCAACACCTaatctgaaaaataaatgtCCTTATGAAATATTGTATCATAAACAACCACATTATGATCATTAAAAATCCTTTGGCTATTTGGCATATGGCTCCACTCTTGCTATTTCTAGGTCTAAATTCTCACCAAGATCAGCCCCATGCGTTTTCATTGATATCCACTAGGTATGAAGGCTTATAAACTTCTTGATCTCAATACTAATAGAGTTTTTTTGTAGTAGAGATGTTCAATTTCATGAGcatattttttctttccttAATACTTCTCCACCTGTTGATTATGACAGTTTTTTCCAGCTTCCTATTGGTTTTACACCAGTTGCTACTTCTTCCCCCATCACACCGAAAATTCCAACCACAAACCAGATTCCTACTGATTTTACACCAACTGTTATTTCTCCCAGTTCTGTCATCCCTCATCTTCCCATATCCCAGCCTCAAAATGCTCCTACAAATCATGCCCCATACTCTACTACAAGACCTATTCGAAACATTCATAAGCCTTCCTACTTGAAtgattatcattattttttgaCTAATTGCACTAATG is part of the Cannabis sativa cultivar Pink pepper isolate KNU-18-1 chromosome 5, ASM2916894v1, whole genome shotgun sequence genome and encodes:
- the LOC115715878 gene encoding putative UPF0481 protein At3g02645 — its product is MNWTLNWEERVTKYKMSAGSCSYEIRIDLGDSNDDFLKIITTNTSTTDGEKMHYDKIGWLPQILQRDYKYLFECCYPKEFPIGPIFYYLYEAKVNRHMQLRDELNVWEIMFNDKWCLKLLLANDFIKSFSKDKKGTELLSKIKNSIDNNNLKESIFNNVYDPPDKWVRIIKFSDDSLAKLLLLDGCAVLHFIHNYVHSEVTKFGIDNLQATLIQEDLFLLQNQIPFEVIKLILKSIEEDLATKLKVDILNFLHINDLKTKEPVRQEYSKEQCDKILIHNKHHNAHLLQLLYFFIKSDESIITPPNKSFTKLTITTFKYLLVCCLMPLICILLPFSDSFKLRFKPYSDAFMCRIRNLFGQKTNIVNNKRYFRNVRELKSAGIDFKPSVQSIPFGKSISFKNGKFNIKGHLKLPQITVDKYTKSKLMNLVAYEMCLPPEEYPIASFVKFMDFLIDGEEDVKELRKSSVLRHRLSCDADVAKLFNDMGSKCHDHSKDFYCDVKEGIEIHCKRCHASWIAQLSERYFSSPWPIIAVLAATIGLLMTGAQTWYAMNPKS
- the LOC133038535 gene encoding uncharacterized protein LOC133038535, which produces MLLLYKKKRQREICSNNSETSKDSNTLTVGTSNDQFARNSNFNRSKVTCSHCGILGHTMSKCYKIYRYPPGHKYYSRFPARDSCASQIGKATAKFLGPQQSQSNQVDQPRENDQDLIASLTVQCQKLLSMLSQKNSDQSSSQPNADQPLVSHFSGHYEDSADWDG